From a region of the Etheostoma cragini isolate CJK2018 chromosome 22, CSU_Ecrag_1.0, whole genome shotgun sequence genome:
- the wdr97 gene encoding WD repeat-containing protein 97 isoform X1, with translation MVEMVVPGEERRTTTVLVPSPTLRRLSQENGASNERTHGKQNLFKQDVKQATGKVKHSESKQHVFTHGLHHLQHFSCDSPVRFMMYSEAAAAFISLHSDNTVCLYMADGNKQTSLAQLPFMGLTATKIPGALVGWGPGPVFTLLDSELRSMDAAQDALDIRVCQAAEHSTELVTAGEGNVCVWSVRLMWCKVKIQEELQHSTFTQMALAPPRSGRPHRAFVACGQVVTLVDLDAGKVLEHKKDLCSRDITAMVYCSQLDCLITASQELSIRIWGPDWELRVAFVGHNGMVNSLYYCSALGMLLSASVDCTIRCWNVEKGDVVECVHTEQTNPALCIGGTKKGDTFFSFSHRGVDVWTFRTLYTLHCKLKGDEGAPLRQILASPFPAPYPTRVLCLSGYSDIMLVAAETGAVLTSFKAEQRILCADYCLQKEILLALTDKGTVLQANTLTNPITLMKEWKRSGQGPWNSTDHVTEYDPQHLPIPGQAFCLILYSYVVETQGALEEWRSLQERRGCSHRNEAALDDAKNRFLIILGQSGGCVSVLKIDDGKVLQRMPAHNGQRVTALQVYPENGYLLSTGEDMTVVVWKVYPYFQECLTQLLSLHGGQSPVYLAALGPKLALTFQEPNSGTYNLRHFNLLNQSETSPPKEGHSDPFTGLCVCPDLEVFVSSSLDGLVCIWNEENQLIRTLDLNAVPECLAYSGFGVELFLGIGGDLYRMNCAKFLPHNFQKMLLYTYRAERLPDTPVIENQEHSCKIKNASPDTDEEKELLAITSNLLLTEDKWRQKEYVSSVTRDMDMDLAALLQGSVKCQKGKPPSTKETKKEAFDNYMKIIYGFPLNIKVDLGDTFDPDELEIPYDDKPFNLPTLQKKVHHDGKLKVPVNVEKEKEEKAPTKRSKPQTPIKVKPRPVDEVLTKKPVIVEKYEEPPEIISPIEQPKPPPPRPKTTTPRMQQPPPPHPHPPPPPAPLREPSPEVPTFLKQFVNAGWFKDLYRDHKCIPSTLSPEDFSLQLLGRLNNCNATSKTEIFAALQELRSQGLLQNTDEFYQGLTDLVPGFVRPHMSPAQRVILVETLTLLVRLRSASHELVKKLLTLLAFKKLGLRETLLRMLTALAVNEAEQWLLPELENWDSELQDPQDTWKSLHDKADSWLELWISKYKEHIRLLYLKNTAKWKPSTFSMVDVLNYFCCVQKEQYKKARYVAPAGPKRTVLLPLSDCSSKPILRLGETYSMARVRRPPGLILPPLRNRPSLMHFPNFISLPISRVTLRPFHIYSDKDWVKTSTRRYFIPEQSYVEYYR, from the exons ATGGTGGAGATGGTGGTgccaggagaggagaggagaacaACAACAGTACTCGTCCCCAGTCCCACCCTGAGGCGGTTGTCTCAAGAGAATGGGGCATCAAATGAAAGGACGCATGGAAAGCAGAATTTGTTCAAGCAGGACGTAAAGCAAGCTACTGGCAAG GTAAAACACTCTGAAAGCAAGCAGCATGTGTTTACTCATGGTCTTCATCACCTACAGCATTTCTCCTGTGACAGCCCTGTGCGTTTTATGATGTATTCTGAAGCTGCTGCAGCATTCATTAGCCTCCATTCAGACAACACAGTTTGCCTTTACATGGCTGATGGCAACAAGCAGACTTCCTTAGCACAACTCCCTTTCATGGGCCTGACCGCCACAAAGATCCCAGGCGCTCTGGTGGGTTGGGGCCCAGGGCCTGTCTTCACACTTCTGGATAGTGAGTTACGCTCCATGGATGCTGCCCAAGATGCCCTGGACATACGTGTGTGTCAGGCTGCAGAGCACTCCACAGAATTGGTGACTGCAGGTGAGgggaacgtgtgtgtgtggtccgtAAGGCTGATGTGGTGTAAGGTGAAGATacaggaggagctgcagcacagCACTTTCACTCAAATGGCGTTGGCTCCCCCGCGATCTGGCAGGCCCCACAGAGCCTTTGTTGCGTGCGGGCAGGTCGTGACATTGGTCGACCTCGATGCCGGGAAGGTTTTGGAGCACAAGAAGGATCTCTGCTCACG AGATATCACTGCAATGGTGTACTGCTCTCAACTGGACTGTTTGATCACTGCATCTCAAGAGCTCTCCATTAGAATATGGGGTCCAGATTGGGAACTTCGTGTGGCTTTTGTAGGACATAATG GTATGGTGAACTCTCTGTACTACTGCTCTGCATTAGGCATGCTGTTGTCAGCCTCTGTAGATTGTACAATCCGTTGCTGGAACGTGGAAAAGGGTGATGTGGTCGAGTGTGTCCACACAGAGCAGACAAACCCTGCATTGTGCATAGGTGGCACTAAAAAGGGAGAtactttcttctccttctctcacCGGGGAGTCGATGTCTGGACCTTCAGAACCTTGTACACCCTTCACTGTAAACTCAAAGGGGATGAAGGAGCCCCACTGAGACAAATCCTAGCCTCCCCCTTTCCTGCTCCTTACCCTACACGAGTCCTCTGTTTGAGTGGTTACAGTGATATCATGCTTGTGGCTGCAGAAACAGGAGCAGTTTTGACTTCATTCAAGGCAGAGCAGAGGATTTTGTGTGCTGACTACTGCCTGCAAAAAGAGATTCTGTTAGCTCTGACTGACAAAGGCACGGTGCTCCAAGCCAACACACTCACTAATCCAATCACTTTGATGAAAGAGTGGAAGAGGAGTGGTCAGGGGCCCTGGAACAGCACGGACCATGTGACAGAGTACGATCCCCAGCATCTGCCCATCCCTGGCCAGGCTTTCTGCCTGATTCTCTACAGTTATGTGGTTGAAACACAGGGAGCTCTAGAGGAGTGGAGGAGTTTGCAGGAGAGAAGAGGATGCAGTCACAGGAATGAGGCCGCTCTCGATGATGCCAAGAACAG GTTTTTGATCATTCTCGGCCAAAGTGGAGGCTGTGTGAGTGTTCTAAAAATTGATGATGGGAAGGTCTTACAAAGGATGCCAGCACACAATGGCCAGAGAGTCACCGCATTGCAGGTGTATCCTGAGAACGGTTACCTCCTCTCCACAG GTGAGGACATGACAGTGGTGGTGTGGAAAGTTTACCCCTACTTCCAGGAGTGTCTCACCCAACTGCTGAGCCTGCACGGTGGCCAGTCTCCAGTCTACCTGGCAGCACTAGGGCCCAAACTGGCCCTGACCTTTCAAGAGCCCAACAGTGGCACCTACAACCTGAGGCACTTTAACCTACTCaaccagagtgagacatccccACCCAAGGAGGGACATTCAGACCCCTTCACAG gattgtgtgtgtgtcctgatcTGGAGGTGTTTGTCTCCAGCAGTCTAGATGGGTTAGTGTGTATCTGGAATGAGGAGAATCAACTTATCAG GACACTGGACCTGAATGCAGTGCCTGAGTGTCTGGCTTACAGTGGGTTTGGAGTGGAACTGTTCCTCGGCATCGGAGGGGATCTGTACAGGATGAATTGCGCAAAGTTCCTGCCACACAACTTTCAGAAAATG ctCCTTTACACTTATCGTGCTGAGCGCCTTCCTGACACGCCTGTCATTGAGAATCAAGAACATTCCTGCAAAATAAA GAATGCAAGCCCAGACACAGATGAGGAAAAGGAATTGCTAGCCATCACCAGCAATTTGTTATTGACCGAAGACAAATGGAgacagaag GAGTATGTAAGCTCAGTGACCAGGGACATGGACATGGACCTTGCTGCACTCCTACAAGGCTCAGTAAAATGCCAAAAAGGGAAGCCGCCCAGTACAAAGGAAACCAAGAAAGAGGCTTTTGATAATTACATGAAGATAATATATGGGTTTCCCCTGAATATTAAG GTTGATCTGGGCGACACCTTTGACCCAGATGAACTTGAGATACCATATGACGACAAGCCTTTTAACCTTCCTACCTTACAGAAGAAAGTCCACCATGATGGTAAATTAAAGGTCCCTGTGAATGTGGAGAAAGAGAAG GAGGAAAAGGCTCCAACAAAGAGATCTAAACCACAGACACCGATAAAAGTCAAGCCAAGGCCTGTTGACGAAGTCTTAACCAAGAAACCTGTCATAGTGGAGAAGTATGAAGAG CCTCCAGAGATAATTTCTCCGATAGAGCAACCCAAACCACCTCCTCCCCGTCCAAAGACCACAACACCACGCATGCAACAGCCtccacccccacacccacacccacccccacccccagcGCCACTACGGGAACCCAGCCCTGAGGTGCCAACGTTTCTCAAGCAGTTTGTAAATGCTGGCTGGTTTAAAGACCTGTATCGTGATCACAAG tgcATCCCAAGCACCCTGTCTCCAGAAGACTTCTCTTTGCAGCTGCTGGGCCGTCTAAACAACTGCAACGCTACGTCTAAGACAGAAATCTTTGCTGCACTGCAGGAACTGCGCAGCCAGGGACTCTTACAGAATACAGACGAGTTTTACCAAGGCCTCACTGACCTGGTGCCTGGGTTTGTGAGACCTCACATG TCACCTGCGCAACGGGTCATACTTGTTGAAACATTGACTCTACTGGTGCGTCTTAGGTCGGCCAGCCATGAGCTTGTGAAAAAGCTTCTCACACTTCTAGCTTTTAAAAAATTGGGTCTCCG AGAAACACTGCTGCGCATGCTGACTGCTTTAGCTGTAAATGAGGCTGAGCAGTGGTTGTTGCCAGAGCTGGAGAACTGGGACTCGGAGCTGCAGGACCCGCAGGACACCTGGAAGAGCCTCCATGACAAAGCAGACTCTTGGCTGGAGTTATGGATCTCCAAATACAAA GAACATATTAGGTTACTGTACCTTAAGAATACAGCAAAGTGGAAGCCGTCAACCTTCAGCATGGTGGATGTGCTGAATTATTTCTGCTGTGTCCAAAAAGAGCAGTACAAAAAGGCCCGATATGTTGCACCTGCTGGTCCCAAAAGGACAGTTCTTCTGCCCCTATCTGACTG TAGTTCTAAACCAATCCTTCGTCTAGGAGAGACTTACAGCATGGCCAGGGTACGGCGTCCACCAG gttTAATTCTTCCACCCCTGAGAAACCGCCCATCCCTCATGCACTTTCCCAATTTTATCTCTTTGCCAATATCGCGGGTCACTCTTCGCCCCTTTCACATCTACTCGGACAAGGACTGGGTGAAGACCTCAACTCGCCGCTACTTCATTCCAGAGCAGTCTTACGTAGAGTACTACAGATGA
- the wdr97 gene encoding WD repeat-containing protein 97 isoform X3 — MVEMVVPGEERRTTTVLVPSPTLRRLSQENGASNERTHGKQNLFKQDVKQATGKVKHSESKQHVFTHGLHHLQHFSCDSPVRFMMYSEAAAAFISLHSDNTVCLYMADGNKQTSLAQLPFMGLTATKIPGALVGWGPGPVFTLLDSELRSMDAAQDALDIRVCQAAEHSTELVTAGEGNVCVWSVRLMWCKVKIQEELQHSTFTQMALAPPRSGRPHRAFVACGQVVTLVDLDAGKVLEHKKDLCSRDITAMVYCSQLDCLITASQELSIRIWGPDWELRVAFVGHNGMVNSLYYCSALGMLLSASVDCTIRCWNVEKGDVVECVHTEQTNPALCIGGTKKGDTFFSFSHRGVDVWTFRTLYTLHCKLKGDEGAPLRQILASPFPAPYPTRVLCLSGYSDIMLVAAETGAVLTSFKAEQRILCADYCLQKEILLALTDKGTVLQANTLTNPITLMKEWKRSGQGPWNSTDHGALEEWRSLQERRGCSHRNEAALDDAKNRFLIILGQSGGCVSVLKIDDGKVLQRMPAHNGQRVTALQVYPENGYLLSTGEDMTVVVWKVYPYFQECLTQLLSLHGGQSPVYLAALGPKLALTFQEPNSGTYNLRHFNLLNQSETSPPKEGHSDPFTGLCVCPDLEVFVSSSLDGLVCIWNEENQLIRTLDLNAVPECLAYSGFGVELFLGIGGDLYRMNCAKFLPHNFQKMLLYTYRAERLPDTPVIENQEHSCKIKNASPDTDEEKELLAITSNLLLTEDKWRQKEYVSSVTRDMDMDLAALLQGSVKCQKGKPPSTKETKKEAFDNYMKIIYGFPLNIKVDLGDTFDPDELEIPYDDKPFNLPTLQKKVHHDGKLKVPVNVEKEKEEKAPTKRSKPQTPIKVKPRPVDEVLTKKPVIVEKYEEPPEIISPIEQPKPPPPRPKTTTPRMQQPPPPHPHPPPPPAPLREPSPEVPTFLKQFVNAGWFKDLYRDHKCIPSTLSPEDFSLQLLGRLNNCNATSKTEIFAALQELRSQGLLQNTDEFYQGLTDLVPGFVRPHMSPAQRVILVETLTLLVRLRSASHELVKKLLTLLAFKKLGLRETLLRMLTALAVNEAEQWLLPELENWDSELQDPQDTWKSLHDKADSWLELWISKYKEHIRLLYLKNTAKWKPSTFSMVDVLNYFCCVQKEQYKKARYVAPAGPKRTVLLPLSDCSSKPILRLGETYSMARVRRPPGLILPPLRNRPSLMHFPNFISLPISRVTLRPFHIYSDKDWVKTSTRRYFIPEQSYVEYYR, encoded by the exons ATGGTGGAGATGGTGGTgccaggagaggagaggagaacaACAACAGTACTCGTCCCCAGTCCCACCCTGAGGCGGTTGTCTCAAGAGAATGGGGCATCAAATGAAAGGACGCATGGAAAGCAGAATTTGTTCAAGCAGGACGTAAAGCAAGCTACTGGCAAG GTAAAACACTCTGAAAGCAAGCAGCATGTGTTTACTCATGGTCTTCATCACCTACAGCATTTCTCCTGTGACAGCCCTGTGCGTTTTATGATGTATTCTGAAGCTGCTGCAGCATTCATTAGCCTCCATTCAGACAACACAGTTTGCCTTTACATGGCTGATGGCAACAAGCAGACTTCCTTAGCACAACTCCCTTTCATGGGCCTGACCGCCACAAAGATCCCAGGCGCTCTGGTGGGTTGGGGCCCAGGGCCTGTCTTCACACTTCTGGATAGTGAGTTACGCTCCATGGATGCTGCCCAAGATGCCCTGGACATACGTGTGTGTCAGGCTGCAGAGCACTCCACAGAATTGGTGACTGCAGGTGAGgggaacgtgtgtgtgtggtccgtAAGGCTGATGTGGTGTAAGGTGAAGATacaggaggagctgcagcacagCACTTTCACTCAAATGGCGTTGGCTCCCCCGCGATCTGGCAGGCCCCACAGAGCCTTTGTTGCGTGCGGGCAGGTCGTGACATTGGTCGACCTCGATGCCGGGAAGGTTTTGGAGCACAAGAAGGATCTCTGCTCACG AGATATCACTGCAATGGTGTACTGCTCTCAACTGGACTGTTTGATCACTGCATCTCAAGAGCTCTCCATTAGAATATGGGGTCCAGATTGGGAACTTCGTGTGGCTTTTGTAGGACATAATG GTATGGTGAACTCTCTGTACTACTGCTCTGCATTAGGCATGCTGTTGTCAGCCTCTGTAGATTGTACAATCCGTTGCTGGAACGTGGAAAAGGGTGATGTGGTCGAGTGTGTCCACACAGAGCAGACAAACCCTGCATTGTGCATAGGTGGCACTAAAAAGGGAGAtactttcttctccttctctcacCGGGGAGTCGATGTCTGGACCTTCAGAACCTTGTACACCCTTCACTGTAAACTCAAAGGGGATGAAGGAGCCCCACTGAGACAAATCCTAGCCTCCCCCTTTCCTGCTCCTTACCCTACACGAGTCCTCTGTTTGAGTGGTTACAGTGATATCATGCTTGTGGCTGCAGAAACAGGAGCAGTTTTGACTTCATTCAAGGCAGAGCAGAGGATTTTGTGTGCTGACTACTGCCTGCAAAAAGAGATTCTGTTAGCTCTGACTGACAAAGGCACGGTGCTCCAAGCCAACACACTCACTAATCCAATCACTTTGATGAAAGAGTGGAAGAGGAGTGGTCAGGGGCCCTGGAACAGCACGGACCAT GGAGCTCTAGAGGAGTGGAGGAGTTTGCAGGAGAGAAGAGGATGCAGTCACAGGAATGAGGCCGCTCTCGATGATGCCAAGAACAG GTTTTTGATCATTCTCGGCCAAAGTGGAGGCTGTGTGAGTGTTCTAAAAATTGATGATGGGAAGGTCTTACAAAGGATGCCAGCACACAATGGCCAGAGAGTCACCGCATTGCAGGTGTATCCTGAGAACGGTTACCTCCTCTCCACAG GTGAGGACATGACAGTGGTGGTGTGGAAAGTTTACCCCTACTTCCAGGAGTGTCTCACCCAACTGCTGAGCCTGCACGGTGGCCAGTCTCCAGTCTACCTGGCAGCACTAGGGCCCAAACTGGCCCTGACCTTTCAAGAGCCCAACAGTGGCACCTACAACCTGAGGCACTTTAACCTACTCaaccagagtgagacatccccACCCAAGGAGGGACATTCAGACCCCTTCACAG gattgtgtgtgtgtcctgatcTGGAGGTGTTTGTCTCCAGCAGTCTAGATGGGTTAGTGTGTATCTGGAATGAGGAGAATCAACTTATCAG GACACTGGACCTGAATGCAGTGCCTGAGTGTCTGGCTTACAGTGGGTTTGGAGTGGAACTGTTCCTCGGCATCGGAGGGGATCTGTACAGGATGAATTGCGCAAAGTTCCTGCCACACAACTTTCAGAAAATG ctCCTTTACACTTATCGTGCTGAGCGCCTTCCTGACACGCCTGTCATTGAGAATCAAGAACATTCCTGCAAAATAAA GAATGCAAGCCCAGACACAGATGAGGAAAAGGAATTGCTAGCCATCACCAGCAATTTGTTATTGACCGAAGACAAATGGAgacagaag GAGTATGTAAGCTCAGTGACCAGGGACATGGACATGGACCTTGCTGCACTCCTACAAGGCTCAGTAAAATGCCAAAAAGGGAAGCCGCCCAGTACAAAGGAAACCAAGAAAGAGGCTTTTGATAATTACATGAAGATAATATATGGGTTTCCCCTGAATATTAAG GTTGATCTGGGCGACACCTTTGACCCAGATGAACTTGAGATACCATATGACGACAAGCCTTTTAACCTTCCTACCTTACAGAAGAAAGTCCACCATGATGGTAAATTAAAGGTCCCTGTGAATGTGGAGAAAGAGAAG GAGGAAAAGGCTCCAACAAAGAGATCTAAACCACAGACACCGATAAAAGTCAAGCCAAGGCCTGTTGACGAAGTCTTAACCAAGAAACCTGTCATAGTGGAGAAGTATGAAGAG CCTCCAGAGATAATTTCTCCGATAGAGCAACCCAAACCACCTCCTCCCCGTCCAAAGACCACAACACCACGCATGCAACAGCCtccacccccacacccacacccacccccacccccagcGCCACTACGGGAACCCAGCCCTGAGGTGCCAACGTTTCTCAAGCAGTTTGTAAATGCTGGCTGGTTTAAAGACCTGTATCGTGATCACAAG tgcATCCCAAGCACCCTGTCTCCAGAAGACTTCTCTTTGCAGCTGCTGGGCCGTCTAAACAACTGCAACGCTACGTCTAAGACAGAAATCTTTGCTGCACTGCAGGAACTGCGCAGCCAGGGACTCTTACAGAATACAGACGAGTTTTACCAAGGCCTCACTGACCTGGTGCCTGGGTTTGTGAGACCTCACATG TCACCTGCGCAACGGGTCATACTTGTTGAAACATTGACTCTACTGGTGCGTCTTAGGTCGGCCAGCCATGAGCTTGTGAAAAAGCTTCTCACACTTCTAGCTTTTAAAAAATTGGGTCTCCG AGAAACACTGCTGCGCATGCTGACTGCTTTAGCTGTAAATGAGGCTGAGCAGTGGTTGTTGCCAGAGCTGGAGAACTGGGACTCGGAGCTGCAGGACCCGCAGGACACCTGGAAGAGCCTCCATGACAAAGCAGACTCTTGGCTGGAGTTATGGATCTCCAAATACAAA GAACATATTAGGTTACTGTACCTTAAGAATACAGCAAAGTGGAAGCCGTCAACCTTCAGCATGGTGGATGTGCTGAATTATTTCTGCTGTGTCCAAAAAGAGCAGTACAAAAAGGCCCGATATGTTGCACCTGCTGGTCCCAAAAGGACAGTTCTTCTGCCCCTATCTGACTG TAGTTCTAAACCAATCCTTCGTCTAGGAGAGACTTACAGCATGGCCAGGGTACGGCGTCCACCAG gttTAATTCTTCCACCCCTGAGAAACCGCCCATCCCTCATGCACTTTCCCAATTTTATCTCTTTGCCAATATCGCGGGTCACTCTTCGCCCCTTTCACATCTACTCGGACAAGGACTGGGTGAAGACCTCAACTCGCCGCTACTTCATTCCAGAGCAGTCTTACGTAGAGTACTACAGATGA